A stretch of Oxyura jamaicensis isolate SHBP4307 breed ruddy duck chromosome 27, BPBGC_Ojam_1.0, whole genome shotgun sequence DNA encodes these proteins:
- the ARHGAP23 gene encoding rho GTPase-activating protein 23 isoform X1, which produces MVEESSGRGERGSRRALRGPPPAPSPVAVVSKALWSVERAGKGWRCERAVGVDCSSPEPRCIWLSSLRRHAAAPEPRWPPGPRPPCAPPRTAKGRRPTPGRRDGASPNDNAPPEGPFPWGGPKTVVLRKSTQGGFGFTLRHFIVYPPESAVHSPAKEEENGNRAGPPRSRLEPMDTIFVKNVREDGPAHQAGLRTGDRLVKVNRESIIGKTYSQVIALIQNSADVLELSIMPKDEDILQLAYSQDAYLKGNEPYSGGAQSIPEPPPICYPRKTYPFQARGAEPPLGQPPDPRAHRPAGPSSPLSTATLAGTRSEGGGSPAHRPEEPQPGGPPQRPAVPHGRPGSFSRSGCPSSSASSLPERYGVPPAAPSCYGGGPKHLAEHRTHCGFKEGGGGPRVPGRQECQQALSRWFCSQEPRRSSSEERRYAMPPRYRSVSQDRLGGSAAPRGWPHSASHDTLLQPAREGWAHRARSDHSLGRCGRSMEALEPGALLSPRLDRSAWPPERLCRATATGPPGTHSSFAPPSSSSSASREPAAPVQKHPSQPNLQSVDDSGYIGYRSYSPSFQRRTGLLHALSFRDPAFGGLPTFSITQRPAATAAPFPERAAPVAPLPAGPTHPGPPLAPEAPQEQRLESSRVPEQHEDRREEVVLRQKPPTGRKMPPPLRQMNFVFPDGVKETDICDPPAASSRGERPVAERSGRRVAPLAAPEDSLASIPFIDEPTSPSIDLKAKHVPASSVVSSAMNSAPAVATSPSSPTFAFALSRHYSQDCSSIKAGRRSSYLLAITTERSKSCDDGLNTFRDEGKILRRMPSRVPSLRMLRSFFTDGSLDSLGTSEDARSKRHSTSDLSDVTFSDVRKEGWLHYKQILTKKGKKVGGGIRQWKRVFAVLRTHSLYLCKDRREAVTCGPAPGEEEQPISIRACLVDISYSETKRKHVFRLTTADFCEYLFQAEDREDMLAWIKVIRENSKAEGEDPGFASQALINKKLNDYRKVSPAGAKPDSSPKGSRGLGIRAEFLKQTGTSAPRSPRQDAAVMKDESSSQKAPWGINIMKKNKKSAPRAFGVRLEDCQPAPDNKNVPLIVEACCKVVEDRGLEYMGIYRVPGNNAVVSSLQEQLNKGATEINLQDERWQDLNVISSLLKSFFRKLPEPLFTDDKYNDFIEANRIEDASERMRTLRKLIRDLPGHYYETLKFLVGHLKTIADHSEKNKMEPRNLALVFGPTLVRTSEDNMTDMVTHMPDRYKIVETLIQHSDWFFSDKEDKGEKTPVDEKEAQSVPNIEYLLPNIGRTAAPGDASDSTHSGSAKLKGTWPSRKEPSHRELLAIPFISAVNRKRKKRREAEGFGSSTDDDVEHRDTKGREQEDDEATAATPGPGKAPHGPGTKPTAPSPAGPEQESALEPGGTAAEPAPDARSIVSGYSTLSTIDRSLCSEVQSVAESRGEEADDERSEFSHVETDTESREGARARLGQVEGGAGGEDKVPPGRPSFNSHRLIQCDTLARRKLGRPRPAGETPVPAGEGQGGWAPPGRPSLREQLRQRLRASADDMGVRLRRAHSPETRRKKSSWRRHTVVVPGGLKDLNFNEWKEPRGGLDVPPGPCRDKDSGLSSLESTKARPAAPSPAQPGGATKAPSTKSPPGSPGPPAPGPVPPLRFPQCL; this is translated from the exons CCAACGCCGGGCCGCAGAGATGGGGCGTCCCCGAATGACAACGCGCCCCCGGAGGGGCCCTTCCCCTGGGGGGGCCCGAAGACGGTGGTGCTGCGGAAGAGCACGCAGGGGGGGTTCGGCTTCACCCTCCGCCACTTCATCGTCTACCCCCCCGAGTCGGCGGTGCACTCCCCGGCCAAG gaggaggagaatggGAACCGAGCAG GTCCCCCCCGGAGCCGCCTGGAGCCCATGGACACCATCTTCGTGAAGAACGTGCGGGAGGACGGGCCGGCGCACCAGGCCGGGCTGCGCACCG GGGACCGGCTGGTCAAGGTGAACAGGGAGAGCATCATTGGGAAAACCTACTCGCAGGTCATTGCCCTGATCCAGAACAG TGCCGATGTGCTGGAGCTCTCCATCATGCCCAAGGACGAGGACATCCTGCAGCTG GCGTACTCGCAGGATGCCTACCTGAAGGGCAACGAGCCGTACTCTGGAGGGGCGCAGAGCATCCCCGAGCCCCCTCCCATCTGCTACCCACGCAAGACGTACCCCTTCCAGGCGCGGGGCGCTGAGCCCCCCCTAGGCCAGCCTCCGGACCCCCGTGCCCACCGCCCCGCTGGGCCCTCGTCCCCGCTCAGCACGGCCACGCTCGCCGGCACCCGCAGCGAGGGGGGTGGCAGCCCCGCGCACCGCCCTGAGGAGCCGCAGCCCGGGGGccccccgcagcgccccgccgTGCCCCACGGGCGCCCCGGCTCCTTCTCCCGGAGcggctgccccagctccagcgCATCCTCTCTGCCCGAGCGCTACGGGgtcccgcccgccgccccctcctGCTACGGCGGGGGTCCCAAGCACCTCGCGGAGCACCGGACTCACTGCGGCTTCAAGGAGGGTGGCGGGGGCCCGCGGGTGCCGGGGCGGCAGGAGTGCCAGCAGGCTCTGTCCCGCTGGTTCTGCAGCCAGGAGCCGCGGCGCAGCAGCTCGGAGGAGCGCCGATACGCCATGCCGCCCCGCTACCGCAGCGTGTCCCAGGACCGGCTGGGGGGCTCGGCGgccccccggggctggcccCACAGCGCCTCGCACGacaccctgctgcagcccgCCCGCGAGGGCTGGGCGCACCGAGCCCGCTCCGACCACAGCCTGGGCCGCTGCGGGCGCTCCATGGAGGCGCTGGAGCCCGGCGCCCTGCTCTCCCCTCGCCTCGACCGCTCCGCGTGGCCGCCCGAGAGGCTCTGCCGGGCCACGGCCACGGGGCCGCCCGGCACGCACAGCTCCTTCGcgcccccctcctcctcctcctccgcctcgCGGGAGCCGGCAGCCCCCGTGCAGAAGCACCCGTCGCAGCCCAACCTGCAGAGCGTGGACGATTCGGGCTACATCGGCTACCGGAGCTACAGCCCCTCCTTCCAGCGCCGCACCGGGCTGCTGCACGCCCTCTCCTTCCGCGACCCAGCCTTTGGTGGCCTCCCAACCTTCAGCATCACGCAGCGGCCGGCCGCCACGGCAGCCCCATTCCCGGAGAGGGCGGCCCCCGTTGCCCCCCTGCCCGCCGGCCCCACTCACCCCGGCCCCCCGCTGGCCCCCGAAGCCCCCCAGGAGCAGCGGCTGGAGAGCAGCCGGGTGCCCGAGCAGCACGAGGACCggagggaggaggtggtccTGCGCCAGAAGCCACCCACGGGCCGCAAGATGCCGCCCCCCCTGCGGCAGATGAACTTTGTGTTCCCCGATGGGGTGAAGGAGACGGACATTTGCGACCCGCCAGCcgccagcagcagaggggagaggCCGGTGGCTGAGCGGTCGGGCCGGCGCGTGGCCCCCTTGGCGGCCCCCGAGGACTCTCTGGCATCCATCCCCTTCATCG ACGAGCCCACGAGCCCCAGCATCGACCTGAAGGCCAAGCATGTCCCTGCCTCCTCCGTTGTCTCCAGTGCCATGAACTCTGCGCCCGCCGTTGCCACCAGCCCCTCCTCGCCCACCTTCGCCTTCGCCCTGAGCCGGCACTACTCGCAGGACTGCA GCAGCATCAAGGCCGGCCGCCGCTCTTCCTACCTCCTGGCCATCACCACCGAGCGCTCCAAGTCATGCGACGATGGTCTGAACACATTTCGGGACGAGGGGAAGATCCTCAG GAGGATGCCCAGCCGGGTCCCCAGCCTCCGCATGCTGAGGAGCTTCTTCACCGACGGG TCTCTGGACAGCCTCGGTACGTCCGAAGACGCCCGCTCCAAAAGGCACTCCACCTCCGACCTCTCGGACGTCACGTTCAGCGACGTGAGGAAGGAGGGCTGGCTCCACTACAAGCAGATCCTCACCAAAAAGGGGAAG AAAGTCGGTGGAGGCATCCGGCAGTGGAAGCGCGTCTTCGCCGTGCTGCGCACCCACTCGCTGTACCTGTGCAAGGACAGGCGGGAGGCAGTGACCTGCGGCCCGGCCCCAGGTGAGGAGGAGCAGCCGATCAGCATCCGAGCGTGCCTGGTGGACATTTCCTACAGCGAGACCAAGAGGAAGCACGTCTTCCGGCTGACGACCGCTGACTTCTGTGAATATCTCTTTCAGGCAGAGGATCGGGAAGACATGCTGGCCTGGATCAAAGTCATCAGGGAGAACAGCAAGGCCGAGGGCGAG GACCCCGGTTTTGCCAGCCAAGCGCTTATCAACAAGAAGCTAAACGACTACCGGAAAGTGAG CCCGGCGGGTGCCAAGCCCGACTCCTCGCCCAAGGGCTCCCGTGGGCTGGGGATCAGAGCCGAGTTCCTAAAGCAGACGGGAACCAGCGCACCCCGGTCCCCGAGGCAGGATGCGGCCGTAATGAAAG ATGAGAGCAGCTCCCAGAAAGCCCCCTGGGGCATCAACATCatgaagaagaacaagaaatctGCCCCCCGCGCCTTTGGCGTGAGGCTGGAGGACTGCCAGCCTGCCCCAGACAACAAG AACGTGCCCCTGATCGTCGAAGCCTGCTGCAAGGTGGTGGAGGACCGTGGCCTGGAGTACATGGGCATCTACCGCGTGCCCGGGAACAACGCCGTGGTGtccagcctgcaggagcagctcaaCAAGGGAGCCACCGAGATCAACCTGCAGGACGAG CGGTGGCAGGACCTGAACGTCATCAGCAGTCTGTTGAAATCCTTCTTCCGAAAGCTGCCCGAGCCGCTCTTCACTGACG ATAAGTACAACGACTTCATCGAGGCCAACCGGATAGAGGACGCCAGCGAGAGGATGAGGACGTTGCGGAAGCTG ATCCGGGACCTGCCAGGTCACTACTACGAGACGCTCAAGTTCCTGGTGGGCCACCTGAAGACCATTGCGGACCACTCGGAGAAGAACAAG ATGGAGCCCCGAAACCTGGCCCTGGTGTTCGGCCCCACGCTGGTGCGGACGTCCGAGGACAACATGACCGACATGGTGACGCACATGCCCGACCGCTACAAAATCGTGGAGACCCTCATCCAGCAC TCAGACTGGTTCTTCAGTGACAAGGAGGACAAGGGCGAGAAG ACCCCCGTGGACGAGAAGGAGGCGCAGTCTGTGCCCAACATCGAGTACCTGCTGCCCAACATCGGCAGGACCGCGGCGCCCGGCGATGCCTCAG ACTCGACCCACAGCGGCTCCGCCAAACTGAAG GGCACGTGGCCGTCACGCAAGGAGCCGTCGCACCGAGAGCTCCTCGCCATCCCCTTCATCTCAGCCGTCAACCGCAAGAGGAAGAAGCGGCGAGAGGCCGAGGGCTTCGGCAGCAGCACCGATGACGACGTGGAGCACAGGGACACCAAGGGCCGGGAGCAGGAGGATGACGAGGCCACGGCGGCCACGCCGGGGCCCGGCAAAGCTCCCCACGGCCCTGGCACCAAGCcgacagcccccagcccggcggGGCCGGAGCAGGAGAGCGCCTTGGAGCCTGGGGGCACCGCGGCTGAGCCGGCGCCGGACGCCCGCTCCATCGTGTCGGGCTACTCCACCCTGTCCACCATCGACCGCAGCCTGTGCTCCGAGGTGCAGTCGGTGGCCGAGAGCCGCGGGGAGGAGGCGGACGATGAGCGCAGTGAGTTCAGCCACGTGGAGACGGACACGGAGAGCCGGGAGGGCGCCCgggccaggctggggcaggtggAAGGGGGCGCAGGGGGCGAGGACAAGGTGCCCCCCGGGCGCCCCTCCTTCAACTCCCACCGCCTCATCCAGTGCGACACGCTGGCCCGCAGGAAGCTggggcggccccggccggcTGGTGAGACCCCGGTGCCCGCCGGAGAGGGCCAGGGTGGCTGGGCCCCCCCCGGGCGGCCCTCGCTGCGGGAGCAGCTCCGGCAGCGCCTGCGCGCCTCGGCCGACGACATGGGGGTCCGCCTGCGCCGAGCCCACTCCCCGGAGACGCGCCGCAAGAAGAGCAGCTGGCGCCGGCACACCGTGGTGGTGCCCGGCGGCCTCAAGGACCTCAACTTCAACGAGTGGAAGGAGCCGCGGGGGGGCCTCGACGTCCCCCCAGGGCCCTGCCGTGACAAGGACTCGGGGCTCAGCAGCCTGGAGTCCACCAAAGCCCGGCCCGCGGCGCCCAGCCCGGCCCAGCCCGGTGGTGCCACCAAAGCACCCAGCACCAAGAGCCCCCCGGGCAGCCCTGGCCCCCCAGCTCCCGGCCCCGTGCCCCCTCTGCGCTTTCCCCAATGTCTCTGA
- the ARHGAP23 gene encoding rho GTPase-activating protein 23 isoform X2 — MDTIFVKNVREDGPAHQAGLRTGDRLVKVNRESIIGKTYSQVIALIQNSADVLELSIMPKDEDILQLAYSQDAYLKGNEPYSGGAQSIPEPPPICYPRKTYPFQARGAEPPLGQPPDPRAHRPAGPSSPLSTATLAGTRSEGGGSPAHRPEEPQPGGPPQRPAVPHGRPGSFSRSGCPSSSASSLPERYGVPPAAPSCYGGGPKHLAEHRTHCGFKEGGGGPRVPGRQECQQALSRWFCSQEPRRSSSEERRYAMPPRYRSVSQDRLGGSAAPRGWPHSASHDTLLQPAREGWAHRARSDHSLGRCGRSMEALEPGALLSPRLDRSAWPPERLCRATATGPPGTHSSFAPPSSSSSASREPAAPVQKHPSQPNLQSVDDSGYIGYRSYSPSFQRRTGLLHALSFRDPAFGGLPTFSITQRPAATAAPFPERAAPVAPLPAGPTHPGPPLAPEAPQEQRLESSRVPEQHEDRREEVVLRQKPPTGRKMPPPLRQMNFVFPDGVKETDICDPPAASSRGERPVAERSGRRVAPLAAPEDSLASIPFIDEPTSPSIDLKAKHVPASSVVSSAMNSAPAVATSPSSPTFAFALSRHYSQDCSSIKAGRRSSYLLAITTERSKSCDDGLNTFRDEGKILRRMPSRVPSLRMLRSFFTDGSLDSLGTSEDARSKRHSTSDLSDVTFSDVRKEGWLHYKQILTKKGKKVGGGIRQWKRVFAVLRTHSLYLCKDRREAVTCGPAPGEEEQPISIRACLVDISYSETKRKHVFRLTTADFCEYLFQAEDREDMLAWIKVIRENSKAEGEDPGFASQALINKKLNDYRKVSPAGAKPDSSPKGSRGLGIRAEFLKQTGTSAPRSPRQDAAVMKDESSSQKAPWGINIMKKNKKSAPRAFGVRLEDCQPAPDNKNVPLIVEACCKVVEDRGLEYMGIYRVPGNNAVVSSLQEQLNKGATEINLQDERWQDLNVISSLLKSFFRKLPEPLFTDDKYNDFIEANRIEDASERMRTLRKLIRDLPGHYYETLKFLVGHLKTIADHSEKNKMEPRNLALVFGPTLVRTSEDNMTDMVTHMPDRYKIVETLIQHSDWFFSDKEDKGEKTPVDEKEAQSVPNIEYLLPNIGRTAAPGDASDSTHSGSAKLKGTWPSRKEPSHRELLAIPFISAVNRKRKKRREAEGFGSSTDDDVEHRDTKGREQEDDEATAATPGPGKAPHGPGTKPTAPSPAGPEQESALEPGGTAAEPAPDARSIVSGYSTLSTIDRSLCSEVQSVAESRGEEADDERSEFSHVETDTESREGARARLGQVEGGAGGEDKVPPGRPSFNSHRLIQCDTLARRKLGRPRPAGETPVPAGEGQGGWAPPGRPSLREQLRQRLRASADDMGVRLRRAHSPETRRKKSSWRRHTVVVPGGLKDLNFNEWKEPRGGLDVPPGPCRDKDSGLSSLESTKARPAAPSPAQPGGATKAPSTKSPPGSPGPPAPGPVPPLRFPQCL; from the exons ATGGACACCATCTTCGTGAAGAACGTGCGGGAGGACGGGCCGGCGCACCAGGCCGGGCTGCGCACCG GGGACCGGCTGGTCAAGGTGAACAGGGAGAGCATCATTGGGAAAACCTACTCGCAGGTCATTGCCCTGATCCAGAACAG TGCCGATGTGCTGGAGCTCTCCATCATGCCCAAGGACGAGGACATCCTGCAGCTG GCGTACTCGCAGGATGCCTACCTGAAGGGCAACGAGCCGTACTCTGGAGGGGCGCAGAGCATCCCCGAGCCCCCTCCCATCTGCTACCCACGCAAGACGTACCCCTTCCAGGCGCGGGGCGCTGAGCCCCCCCTAGGCCAGCCTCCGGACCCCCGTGCCCACCGCCCCGCTGGGCCCTCGTCCCCGCTCAGCACGGCCACGCTCGCCGGCACCCGCAGCGAGGGGGGTGGCAGCCCCGCGCACCGCCCTGAGGAGCCGCAGCCCGGGGGccccccgcagcgccccgccgTGCCCCACGGGCGCCCCGGCTCCTTCTCCCGGAGcggctgccccagctccagcgCATCCTCTCTGCCCGAGCGCTACGGGgtcccgcccgccgccccctcctGCTACGGCGGGGGTCCCAAGCACCTCGCGGAGCACCGGACTCACTGCGGCTTCAAGGAGGGTGGCGGGGGCCCGCGGGTGCCGGGGCGGCAGGAGTGCCAGCAGGCTCTGTCCCGCTGGTTCTGCAGCCAGGAGCCGCGGCGCAGCAGCTCGGAGGAGCGCCGATACGCCATGCCGCCCCGCTACCGCAGCGTGTCCCAGGACCGGCTGGGGGGCTCGGCGgccccccggggctggcccCACAGCGCCTCGCACGacaccctgctgcagcccgCCCGCGAGGGCTGGGCGCACCGAGCCCGCTCCGACCACAGCCTGGGCCGCTGCGGGCGCTCCATGGAGGCGCTGGAGCCCGGCGCCCTGCTCTCCCCTCGCCTCGACCGCTCCGCGTGGCCGCCCGAGAGGCTCTGCCGGGCCACGGCCACGGGGCCGCCCGGCACGCACAGCTCCTTCGcgcccccctcctcctcctcctccgcctcgCGGGAGCCGGCAGCCCCCGTGCAGAAGCACCCGTCGCAGCCCAACCTGCAGAGCGTGGACGATTCGGGCTACATCGGCTACCGGAGCTACAGCCCCTCCTTCCAGCGCCGCACCGGGCTGCTGCACGCCCTCTCCTTCCGCGACCCAGCCTTTGGTGGCCTCCCAACCTTCAGCATCACGCAGCGGCCGGCCGCCACGGCAGCCCCATTCCCGGAGAGGGCGGCCCCCGTTGCCCCCCTGCCCGCCGGCCCCACTCACCCCGGCCCCCCGCTGGCCCCCGAAGCCCCCCAGGAGCAGCGGCTGGAGAGCAGCCGGGTGCCCGAGCAGCACGAGGACCggagggaggaggtggtccTGCGCCAGAAGCCACCCACGGGCCGCAAGATGCCGCCCCCCCTGCGGCAGATGAACTTTGTGTTCCCCGATGGGGTGAAGGAGACGGACATTTGCGACCCGCCAGCcgccagcagcagaggggagaggCCGGTGGCTGAGCGGTCGGGCCGGCGCGTGGCCCCCTTGGCGGCCCCCGAGGACTCTCTGGCATCCATCCCCTTCATCG ACGAGCCCACGAGCCCCAGCATCGACCTGAAGGCCAAGCATGTCCCTGCCTCCTCCGTTGTCTCCAGTGCCATGAACTCTGCGCCCGCCGTTGCCACCAGCCCCTCCTCGCCCACCTTCGCCTTCGCCCTGAGCCGGCACTACTCGCAGGACTGCA GCAGCATCAAGGCCGGCCGCCGCTCTTCCTACCTCCTGGCCATCACCACCGAGCGCTCCAAGTCATGCGACGATGGTCTGAACACATTTCGGGACGAGGGGAAGATCCTCAG GAGGATGCCCAGCCGGGTCCCCAGCCTCCGCATGCTGAGGAGCTTCTTCACCGACGGG TCTCTGGACAGCCTCGGTACGTCCGAAGACGCCCGCTCCAAAAGGCACTCCACCTCCGACCTCTCGGACGTCACGTTCAGCGACGTGAGGAAGGAGGGCTGGCTCCACTACAAGCAGATCCTCACCAAAAAGGGGAAG AAAGTCGGTGGAGGCATCCGGCAGTGGAAGCGCGTCTTCGCCGTGCTGCGCACCCACTCGCTGTACCTGTGCAAGGACAGGCGGGAGGCAGTGACCTGCGGCCCGGCCCCAGGTGAGGAGGAGCAGCCGATCAGCATCCGAGCGTGCCTGGTGGACATTTCCTACAGCGAGACCAAGAGGAAGCACGTCTTCCGGCTGACGACCGCTGACTTCTGTGAATATCTCTTTCAGGCAGAGGATCGGGAAGACATGCTGGCCTGGATCAAAGTCATCAGGGAGAACAGCAAGGCCGAGGGCGAG GACCCCGGTTTTGCCAGCCAAGCGCTTATCAACAAGAAGCTAAACGACTACCGGAAAGTGAG CCCGGCGGGTGCCAAGCCCGACTCCTCGCCCAAGGGCTCCCGTGGGCTGGGGATCAGAGCCGAGTTCCTAAAGCAGACGGGAACCAGCGCACCCCGGTCCCCGAGGCAGGATGCGGCCGTAATGAAAG ATGAGAGCAGCTCCCAGAAAGCCCCCTGGGGCATCAACATCatgaagaagaacaagaaatctGCCCCCCGCGCCTTTGGCGTGAGGCTGGAGGACTGCCAGCCTGCCCCAGACAACAAG AACGTGCCCCTGATCGTCGAAGCCTGCTGCAAGGTGGTGGAGGACCGTGGCCTGGAGTACATGGGCATCTACCGCGTGCCCGGGAACAACGCCGTGGTGtccagcctgcaggagcagctcaaCAAGGGAGCCACCGAGATCAACCTGCAGGACGAG CGGTGGCAGGACCTGAACGTCATCAGCAGTCTGTTGAAATCCTTCTTCCGAAAGCTGCCCGAGCCGCTCTTCACTGACG ATAAGTACAACGACTTCATCGAGGCCAACCGGATAGAGGACGCCAGCGAGAGGATGAGGACGTTGCGGAAGCTG ATCCGGGACCTGCCAGGTCACTACTACGAGACGCTCAAGTTCCTGGTGGGCCACCTGAAGACCATTGCGGACCACTCGGAGAAGAACAAG ATGGAGCCCCGAAACCTGGCCCTGGTGTTCGGCCCCACGCTGGTGCGGACGTCCGAGGACAACATGACCGACATGGTGACGCACATGCCCGACCGCTACAAAATCGTGGAGACCCTCATCCAGCAC TCAGACTGGTTCTTCAGTGACAAGGAGGACAAGGGCGAGAAG ACCCCCGTGGACGAGAAGGAGGCGCAGTCTGTGCCCAACATCGAGTACCTGCTGCCCAACATCGGCAGGACCGCGGCGCCCGGCGATGCCTCAG ACTCGACCCACAGCGGCTCCGCCAAACTGAAG GGCACGTGGCCGTCACGCAAGGAGCCGTCGCACCGAGAGCTCCTCGCCATCCCCTTCATCTCAGCCGTCAACCGCAAGAGGAAGAAGCGGCGAGAGGCCGAGGGCTTCGGCAGCAGCACCGATGACGACGTGGAGCACAGGGACACCAAGGGCCGGGAGCAGGAGGATGACGAGGCCACGGCGGCCACGCCGGGGCCCGGCAAAGCTCCCCACGGCCCTGGCACCAAGCcgacagcccccagcccggcggGGCCGGAGCAGGAGAGCGCCTTGGAGCCTGGGGGCACCGCGGCTGAGCCGGCGCCGGACGCCCGCTCCATCGTGTCGGGCTACTCCACCCTGTCCACCATCGACCGCAGCCTGTGCTCCGAGGTGCAGTCGGTGGCCGAGAGCCGCGGGGAGGAGGCGGACGATGAGCGCAGTGAGTTCAGCCACGTGGAGACGGACACGGAGAGCCGGGAGGGCGCCCgggccaggctggggcaggtggAAGGGGGCGCAGGGGGCGAGGACAAGGTGCCCCCCGGGCGCCCCTCCTTCAACTCCCACCGCCTCATCCAGTGCGACACGCTGGCCCGCAGGAAGCTggggcggccccggccggcTGGTGAGACCCCGGTGCCCGCCGGAGAGGGCCAGGGTGGCTGGGCCCCCCCCGGGCGGCCCTCGCTGCGGGAGCAGCTCCGGCAGCGCCTGCGCGCCTCGGCCGACGACATGGGGGTCCGCCTGCGCCGAGCCCACTCCCCGGAGACGCGCCGCAAGAAGAGCAGCTGGCGCCGGCACACCGTGGTGGTGCCCGGCGGCCTCAAGGACCTCAACTTCAACGAGTGGAAGGAGCCGCGGGGGGGCCTCGACGTCCCCCCAGGGCCCTGCCGTGACAAGGACTCGGGGCTCAGCAGCCTGGAGTCCACCAAAGCCCGGCCCGCGGCGCCCAGCCCGGCCCAGCCCGGTGGTGCCACCAAAGCACCCAGCACCAAGAGCCCCCCGGGCAGCCCTGGCCCCCCAGCTCCCGGCCCCGTGCCCCCTCTGCGCTTTCCCCAATGTCTCTGA